One stretch of Cetobacterium sp. NK01 DNA includes these proteins:
- a CDS encoding TonB-dependent receptor, with product MNKYFISLGILISTLNYSMELEKNGVFLEKSVISSVGYEDSIQNTPKNIQIITKEEISEKNFKNVTETLNSSPLITITRNSVGESIQMRGSGINSKATVQVLVDGTSINPVDINHGTLPLNSIALSSIERIEILPGGNGVLYGDGFTGGLVNIITKDSVEKTNGNIGYRYGSKGENIFDIGTSLKINDYMSFILNYSKENSHTNRDDEKLNSEHVDFTTLLNLTKDDKLKLQYSYYNKKNKTANLLTKDQLKNNSSQSGVDFDGSYLKNNSSNKYPLLEGTGDILDKSNLRRDEFSFNYTKKINNEFEFNLNGSYQKNTNDVTTKEATYANFGSLTNPFDYKNYYADNIGTFTDEKFKINPSLKYNYMTNSYLILGYDYKEQKSKRDFANFMDMYKVYDLSSKKESNGIYIFNKTSFDKFEFLQGYRREWTKYNTTKNSHYYHRVKPIFLNNGYVDTGLKTDYIKKSMHNDSYEFAINYLYSDTGNVYTRFEESFRTPAPTEFQDKDGTDYVLNDLKPETNQTLEIGIKDYLLGSFVSLNGFIGKTKNEIYYSEVSHGKEWYYGNFGKTERKGIELSLEQPFGKFVFFENLAYIDAKIKEDSKNSNLEGNQVPYTPKINANLGTLINFTNNFNSILSFNYKDKYYLDKANKYEAQSFITLDLSLNYVFNNGLKIYGGINNILNRDNYDQEGISSNEILYDPANGRTFYSGFTYIF from the coding sequence ATGAACAAATATTTTATTTCATTGGGGATTTTAATTTCTACTTTAAATTATTCTATGGAGCTAGAAAAAAATGGGGTATTTTTAGAAAAAAGTGTTATATCTTCTGTTGGATATGAAGATTCTATACAAAATACACCAAAAAATATTCAAATAATAACAAAAGAAGAAATTTCTGAAAAAAATTTTAAAAATGTTACTGAAACTTTAAATAGTTCACCTTTAATTACTATTACAAGAAACTCTGTAGGAGAGTCAATTCAAATGAGAGGTAGCGGTATTAATTCAAAAGCAACTGTTCAAGTCTTAGTTGATGGTACCTCTATTAATCCTGTTGATATAAATCATGGAACACTACCTTTAAATTCTATCGCTTTATCATCAATTGAAAGAATTGAAATTTTACCTGGTGGTAATGGTGTTCTATATGGTGATGGTTTTACTGGAGGACTTGTTAATATTATTACAAAAGACTCTGTAGAGAAAACTAATGGGAATATTGGTTATAGATATGGTAGTAAAGGAGAGAATATCTTTGATATTGGAACTTCTCTTAAAATAAATGATTATATGTCTTTCATCTTAAATTATTCAAAAGAAAATAGCCATACTAATAGAGATGATGAAAAACTTAATTCAGAACATGTTGATTTTACAACTTTATTAAATTTAACTAAAGATGATAAATTAAAGTTACAATATTCCTATTACAATAAAAAAAATAAAACAGCTAACCTTTTAACTAAAGATCAATTAAAAAATAATTCTTCACAATCTGGTGTAGATTTTGATGGTTCGTATCTTAAAAATAATTCAAGTAATAAATATCCACTTTTAGAAGGAACTGGAGATATCTTAGATAAATCTAACTTAAGAAGAGATGAATTTTCTTTCAATTACACTAAAAAAATTAATAATGAATTTGAATTTAATTTAAACGGAAGCTATCAAAAAAATACTAATGATGTTACAACTAAAGAGGCTACATATGCAAACTTTGGTTCTTTAACAAATCCATTTGATTACAAAAATTACTATGCCGATAATATCGGTACCTTTACTGATGAAAAATTTAAAATTAATCCATCTTTAAAATATAATTATATGACTAATAGTTACTTAATTTTAGGTTATGATTATAAAGAGCAAAAAAGTAAAAGAGATTTTGCTAATTTTATGGATATGTATAAAGTTTACGATTTATCAAGTAAAAAAGAAAGCAATGGAATCTATATTTTTAATAAAACATCTTTTGATAAATTTGAATTTTTACAAGGTTATAGAAGAGAATGGACAAAATATAATACTACAAAAAATAGTCACTATTACCATAGAGTAAAACCTATTTTTCTCAACAATGGTTACGTTGATACAGGTTTAAAAACTGATTATATAAAAAAATCAATGCATAATGATAGCTATGAATTTGCTATAAATTATTTATACTCTGATACTGGTAATGTCTATACTCGTTTCGAAGAAAGTTTTAGAACTCCTGCTCCAACAGAGTTTCAAGATAAAGATGGAACTGATTATGTCTTAAATGATTTAAAGCCTGAAACAAATCAAACTTTAGAAATTGGAATTAAAGATTATCTCCTTGGAAGTTTTGTTTCTCTAAATGGATTCATTGGAAAAACTAAAAATGAAATTTATTATAGCGAAGTTTCTCATGGAAAAGAATGGTATTATGGTAATTTTGGTAAAACTGAGCGAAAAGGTATTGAATTGAGTTTAGAGCAACCTTTTGGAAAGTTTGTTTTCTTTGAAAATCTAGCTTATATAGATGCTAAAATTAAAGAGGATTCTAAAAACTCAAATTTAGAGGGTAATCAAGTTCCATATACTCCTAAAATAAATGCTAACTTAGGAACACTTATCAATTTTACAAATAATTTTAACTCTATATTATCTTTTAATTATAAAGATAAATACTATTTAGATAAAGCTAATAAGTATGAGGCTCAAAGTTTTATAACTCTTGATTTAAGCCTTAATTATGTCTTTAATAACGGATTAAAAATATATGGAGGTATTAATAATATCTTAAATAGAGATAACTATGATCAAGAAGGTATCTCCAGTAATGAGATTCTTTATGATCCAGCTAATGGAAGAACTTTCTACTCAGGGTTTACTTATATATTTTAA
- a CDS encoding energy-coupling factor transporter transmembrane component T yields MLKKDFDPRTVFYTTVGYIIAISFANKYYQIIIILPFIFYQMKLFSADLNKLKRIFKYSIGLLLSMIFVNLLLMNKNIEYVFLSTFRLLTIILLVTSMVSKMEIREIGFVIEKMLSPLKIFKVPVDSIGVITALAFKFIPMLEEESKRIIIAQKARGIDYKLMNLKEKISNILTLFFPVVICGIQNAVNLAISMEVRGYGNGIKRTRLKDYKLEKNDYFYLFFSFMISILYVVFCLSV; encoded by the coding sequence ATGCTAAAGAAAGATTTTGACCCTCGAACAGTATTTTATACAACTGTAGGTTATATTATAGCAATTAGTTTTGCAAATAAATATTATCAGATAATTATAATTTTACCATTTATATTTTATCAAATGAAATTATTTTCAGCTGATTTAAACAAATTAAAACGAATATTTAAGTATTCAATAGGACTTTTACTATCAATGATATTTGTAAATTTGCTCTTAATGAATAAAAATATAGAATATGTATTTCTTTCTACTTTTAGACTTTTAACAATTATTTTGTTAGTTACCTCTATGGTTTCTAAAATGGAGATTAGAGAGATTGGATTTGTAATAGAGAAGATGTTATCACCTTTAAAAATATTTAAAGTTCCAGTTGACTCAATAGGAGTTATAACAGCTTTGGCATTTAAATTTATTCCAATGTTAGAAGAAGAAAGTAAAAGAATAATAATAGCTCAAAAAGCAAGAGGCATTGATTATAAATTGATGAATCTGAAAGAAAAAATTAGCAATATTTTAACACTATTTTTTCCAGTAGTTATTTGTGGAATACAAAATGCAGTAAATTTAGCAATATCTATGGAAGTTAGAGGATATGGAAATGGAATTAAAAGAACTAGATTAAAAGATTATAAATTAGAAAAAAATGATTATTTTTATCTTTTTTTTAGTTTTATGATTTCTATTTTATATGTTGTATTTTGTTTAAGTGTTTAA
- a CDS encoding energy-coupling factor ABC transporter ATP-binding protein, whose translation MEISLKKVNSGYDETILKNVNMEIEECSWTFIIGKTGSGKSTLLQTIGFLLNNIQGEILWKGINLSNSQNLKKFREATGYMFQYTEKQFFNNTIKEEIEYILIKKKVSREEIDRNVNEVLKLLKLSNEILNKSPYEISGGQKRLVALASILVTSPKLLLLDEPTAGLDLENKKLFFDVLKQLKNKGVTIIQISHLFEDVLEYGDKVFLLENKKIINEGVPLKVLEKSDLEFIEFCKIINKFGIETENMKNIDELLERIGIDAKERF comes from the coding sequence ATGGAAATCTCTTTAAAAAAAGTTAACTCAGGATATGATGAGACAATTTTGAAAAATGTCAATATGGAAATAGAAGAATGTTCATGGACATTTATAATAGGAAAAACAGGTAGTGGAAAATCAACACTTTTACAAACTATAGGATTTTTATTGAATAATATTCAAGGAGAAATCTTATGGAAAGGAATTAATTTATCTAATTCTCAAAACTTAAAAAAATTTAGAGAAGCTACAGGATATATGTTTCAATATACTGAGAAACAATTTTTTAATAATACAATAAAAGAAGAGATTGAGTATATTTTAATTAAGAAAAAAGTTTCTAGAGAAGAAATTGATAGAAATGTAAATGAAGTTTTAAAACTTTTGAAACTATCTAACGAAATTTTAAATAAATCTCCATATGAAATAAGTGGAGGTCAAAAAAGGTTAGTTGCATTAGCATCAATTTTAGTCACTTCTCCTAAATTATTATTATTAGATGAACCAACTGCGGGATTAGATTTAGAAAATAAAAAGTTATTTTTTGATGTCTTAAAACAATTAAAAAATAAAGGAGTTACAATTATACAAATATCTCATTTATTTGAGGATGTTTTAGAATATGGAGATAAAGTTTTTTTATTAGAAAATAAAAAAATTATAAATGAAGGAGTTCCTTTAAAAGTTTTAGAGAAATCTGACTTGGAATTTATAGAATTTTGTAAAATTATTAATAAATTTGGAATAGAAACAGAAAATATGAAAAACATAGATGAATTATTAGAGAGGATTGGGATAGATGCTAAAGAAAGATTTTGA
- a CDS encoding energy-coupling factor ABC transporter ATP-binding protein: MIKLESIKFSYNQEIIFQDFSINFKKGKFYTLLGKNGSGKSTLIKLILGIEKVSQGNIYIDNLNIRESLFQCRKNIGIVFQNPDEQLVTDIVEEEIAFSMENYGYSSDFMKRKVEKLLKEIDFFEKKNEEISKLSGGEKQRVCIASSLVLDPKILILDEGTAMLDPENRKIILDILRNLSNKGMTVILVTHHLNEIEFCDEVIYLEKNKINFNGPKKLFMNFLVKNEIDQGIELPPMFKVARSIYLRTKKDVSEDIFNLNKMGEHLWKSL; encoded by the coding sequence TTGATTAAATTAGAATCAATAAAATTTTCTTATAATCAAGAAATTATATTCCAAGATTTTTCTATAAATTTTAAAAAAGGAAAATTTTATACTTTGTTAGGGAAAAATGGCTCTGGAAAAAGTACTTTAATAAAATTAATTCTAGGTATAGAAAAAGTAAGTCAAGGAAATATATATATAGATAATTTAAATATAAGAGAAAGTCTTTTTCAATGTAGAAAAAATATAGGAATAGTATTTCAAAATCCTGATGAACAACTTGTAACTGATATTGTAGAGGAAGAAATTGCTTTTTCGATGGAAAATTATGGATATAGTTCAGATTTCATGAAAAGAAAAGTAGAAAAATTATTGAAAGAAATAGATTTTTTTGAAAAAAAGAATGAAGAGATATCTAAATTATCAGGTGGAGAAAAACAAAGAGTTTGTATAGCTTCTTCTTTAGTTTTAGATCCTAAAATTTTAATACTAGATGAAGGAACGGCGATGCTCGACCCAGAAAATAGAAAAATAATACTAGATATATTAAGAAATTTAAGTAATAAGGGGATGACAGTGATTTTAGTAACTCATCATTTAAATGAAATAGAATTTTGTGATGAAGTTATTTATCTTGAAAAAAATAAAATCAATTTTAATGGGCCTAAAAAGCTTTTTATGAACTTTCTTGTAAAAAATGAGATAGACCAAGGGATAGAGTTACCTCCTATGTTTAAAGTCGCTAGAAGCATTTATTTAAGAACTAAAAAGGATGTTTCAGAAGATATTTTTAATTTAAATAAAATGGGGGAGCATTTATGGAAATCTCTTTAA
- a CDS encoding CD3072 family TudS-related putative desulfidase: MKRGKKIIILSHCILNQNCVVKPYAKDQEEFFKFIKSFLLNNYGFIQLPCPELVILGLKRWGHVKDQLEYPNFKLECKKLLYSIVDQIDIYLKNGYEVKGVYGIKGSPSCGVNKTCRGDWEGEASCYKNLEDIINRVHLVSEKGIFMEILEELLKEKNIKLSFYDIDDWSEEID; this comes from the coding sequence ATGAAGAGAGGAAAAAAAATTATTATATTATCTCATTGTATTTTAAATCAAAATTGTGTTGTAAAGCCTTATGCAAAAGACCAAGAAGAGTTTTTTAAATTTATAAAAAGTTTTCTTTTAAATAATTATGGTTTTATTCAACTTCCTTGTCCTGAGTTGGTTATATTAGGTTTAAAAAGATGGGGACATGTAAAAGATCAATTAGAATATCCAAATTTTAAATTGGAGTGTAAAAAATTACTTTATTCTATTGTAGATCAAATAGATATATATTTAAAAAATGGATATGAAGTAAAAGGAGTTTATGGCATTAAGGGAAGTCCTAGTTGCGGAGTTAATAAAACTTGTAGAGGAGATTGGGAAGGAGAAGCAAGCTGTTATAAAAATTTGGAAGATATTATAAATAGAGTGCACCTAGTTTCTGAAAAAGGAATTTTTATGGAGATACTAGAAGAACTTTTAAAAGAAAAAAATATCAAATTAAGTTTTTATGATATAGATGATTGGAGTGAAGAGATTGATTAA
- a CDS encoding CD3073 family putative ECF transporter S component, giving the protein MNKNTSSITISALGIGLNIILATLGKTFSIPFLFLDTIGTILSGALLGPFFGAITGLITNVITAMVNNPVELPFAIVNMMIGIVVGLIAKKFGFTIKIAILTGILLSVLAPLIGTPIAVSLFGGLAGGSMDILTGWFVKSGQKIFTAAFIPRIMSNLIDKIVSCVIVAIIIKKLPNSLLNKIKG; this is encoded by the coding sequence ATGAATAAAAATACATCATCAATAACAATTTCAGCATTGGGAATCGGGTTAAATATTATATTAGCAACATTAGGAAAAACTTTTAGTATACCTTTTTTATTTTTAGATACAATAGGAACAATTCTTTCAGGAGCTTTATTAGGACCATTTTTTGGTGCTATAACAGGATTGATTACAAATGTAATAACAGCAATGGTAAATAACCCTGTAGAGCTACCTTTTGCAATAGTTAATATGATGATAGGAATAGTTGTAGGGCTTATAGCTAAAAAATTTGGATTTACTATAAAAATTGCAATATTAACAGGAATTTTATTATCAGTGCTGGCACCATTAATTGGAACACCAATAGCAGTATCTTTATTTGGTGGATTAGCAGGAGGTTCGATGGATATTTTAACAGGATGGTTTGTTAAAAGTGGACAAAAAATATTCACTGCAGCATTTATACCAAGAATAATGTCAAATTTAATTGATAAAATAGTTTCATGTGTCATTGTAGCAATAATAATAAAAAAACTTCCGAATAGTTTATTAAATAAAATAAAAGGTTAA